GACGACATGGCAGGCCCGGTACGGCTCACCGTGCCGGTTTCGCTAGGGGAGACGTTCTTCGATGGCTTGCTGCTGGAGTTTTCCCGGCAGTACCCGCAGGTCCTGATCGAGCTGGAGCTGAATAACAGTTACCGCGATTTGGCCCGCGACGGCTTTGACTTGGCGATCCGCTCCGAAGTGGCCAACGACCAGCGCCTGGTTGCCCGACCGCTGTTGGCCTGGCATGAAATGACCTGTGCCAGCCCCGAGTACCTGCGACAGTTTGGCGAGCCGACCACGCCGCAGCAGTTGACGGGCCATCGTTGCCTGCTCAACAGCCATTACAGCGGTCGTGAAGAATGGCTCTACCACCAGCAGCACGAATTATCGCGGGTGCGGGTGTCCGGGCCTTTTGCCAGCAATCACTACAACCTGCTGAAAAAAGCTGCGCTGGCTCATGCCGGGATTGCGCGACTGCCGTCTTACCTGCTTCAGGCCGAGCTGGCTGACGGGCGTTTGCGCTGGCTGCTGCGCGATTATCAGACCCGCAGCATGCCGATGTACCTGGTGCATCCGTATCAGGGCGGATTACCCAAGCGCACCCAAGTGCTGGCGGACTATCTGATCGACTGGTTCAAGCGCAGCGGCGAGGCGCTGGACCGATTGTGAGCGCGCACAAAAAACGGCCCGAAGGCCGTTTCATGTATCGCGTTTTGCTTAGCCGCCCAAGTACGCTTCGCGCACTTTGGGATCGGTCAGCAAGGCTTCACCGGTGCCTTGCATCACCACCCGGCCGTTCTCCAGAACGTAGGCACGGTCGGCGATTTTCAGCGCCTGGTTGGCGTTCTGTTCGACCAGGAACACCGTCACACCGTCCTTGCGCAGTTGTTCGATGATATCGAAGATCTGCTGGATGATGATCGGTGCCAGGCCCAGCGACGGCTCGTCTAGCAACAGCAGCTTGGGTTTGCTCATCAGCGCCCGGCCGATGGCGAGCATTTGCTGCTCACCGCCCGACATGGTGCCGCCGCGCTGTGCGAAGCGTTCCTTCAGTCGTGGGAAAAGCCCCAGGACCTTGTCCATCTGCTCCTGGTAATCGCCCTTGTCGGTGAAAAACCCGCCCATGGCCAGGTTTTCTTCCACGGTCAGGCGTGAGAACACCCGACGACCTTCTGGCACTACGGCAATGCTCTTGCGCATGATCTGCGCCGAGGTCTGGCCGACCAGTTCCTCACCCATGTAGCGAATGCTGCCGCTGTGTGCCTGCGGCGAACCGCAGAGGGTCATCAACAAGGTCGACTTGCCGGCGCCATTGGCGCCGATCAGGGTGACGATTTCGCCCTGGCGGATTTCCACGTTGACGCTGTGCAGGGCTTGGATCTTGCCATAGAAGGTGGAAACGTTTTCGAACTGCAGCATTTACGCTTCCCCCAGGTAGGCTTTGATCACTTCAGGATTGTCACGGATCTGTTCCGGCGTGCCATCGGCCAGCGGTGTGCCTTGGTTGATCACGACGATGTGGTCGGAAATGCTCATGACCAGTTTCATGTCGTGTTCGATCAGCAGCACGGTGACGTTGTGCTCTTCACGCAGGACGCTGATCAGCGCCTTGAGGTCTTCGGTTTCCTTGGGGTTGAGGCCGGCAGCCGGTTCGTCGAGCATGAGGATCCGCGGGCGGGTCATCATGCAGCGGGCGATTTCCAGGCGCCGTTGCTGACCATAGGCCAGGGTTCCGGCGGTACGGTTGGCGAACTCCTTGAGGTTGACTTTTTCCAGCCAGTACTCGGCAAACTCCATGGCCTCGCGTTCACTTTTGCGGAACGCCGGGGTCTTGAACAAGCCGGACAGGAAGTTGGTGTTCAGGTGACGGTGCTGGGCGATCAACAGGTTCTCGACCGCCGTCATGTCCTTGAACAGCCGCACGTTCTGGAAAGTACGTACCACGCCTTTAAGGGCGATCTTGTGGCCGGGCAGGCCTTGGATCGGCTCGCCGTCCAGCAGGATGCTACCGCCGCTCGGTTTGTAGAAACCGGTCAGGCAGTTGAACACGGTGGTCTTGCCCGCGCCGTTGGGGCCGATCAAGGCCACTACCTGTTTTTCCTTGACGGTCAGGGCAACGCCATTGACCGCCAGCAAGCCGCCGAAGCGCATGCTCAGATTTTCGACTTTCAGGATCTCACGGCTCATTTTCGCAGCTCCATGTGAGGACGTTGCATGGGCAGCAGGCCTTGAGGACGCCAGATCATCATCAGCACCATGAGGGCGCCGAACATCAACATGCGGTACTCACTGAACTCACGCATCATTTCTGGCAACAGGATCATCACCACTGCGGCGAGAATTACGCCCAGCTGCGAGCCCATGCCACCCAATACCACGATGGCGAGAATGATTGCCGACTCGATGAAGGTGAAGGACTCGGGTGTCACCAGGCCCTGACGGGCGGCGAAGAAGCTACCGGCAAAACCGGCGAAGCTGGCACCCAGGGTGAAGGCCGACAACTTGATCACGGTTGGGTTGAGACCCAGCGCACGGCAGGCGATTTCGTCTTCACGCAGCGCTTCCCAGGCACGGCCGATCGGCATGCGCAGCAGGCGGTTGATCACGAACAGCGCACCGAGGGCCAGCAACAGGGCAACCAGGTAGAGGAAGATCACCTTGTTGATCGAGTTGTACTGCAGGCCGAAATACTCATGGAAGGTCTGCATCCCTTCTGCGGCCTTGCGCTCGAAGGTCAGGCCGAAGAACGTCGGTTTCTCGATGTTGCTGATACCGTTTGGCCCACCGGTGAGGTCGGTCAGGTTACGCAGGAACAGACGGATGATTTCACCGAAGCCCAGGGTCACGATCGCCAGGTAGTCACCGCGTAGACGCAGCACCGGGAAGCCCAGCAGGAAGCCGAAAGTGGCCGCCATCAGGCCGGCGATCGGCAGGCAGATCCAGAAGCTCAGGCCGTAGTAATGCGAGAGCATCGCATAACTGTAGGCGCCGACGGCGTAGAAGCCGACGTAGCCCAGGTCGAGCAGACCAGCCAGGCCCACCACGATGTTCAGGCCGAGGCCGAGCATTACGTAGATCAGGATCAGGGTGGCGATATCCACCGCGCCGCGCGAGCCGAAGAACGGCCAGACCAGGGCGCCGACGATCAGCGCCAGGATGATCCAGCGTTGGGTGCCAGGCAGGGTCAGGAAGTTGCTGGCCTTGGCCGGGATCAATGGCATGCGTGGCGAGGATTTCCACGCGGCATCGATCTGGTGGCTGAACAGCACCCGCAGGAACATCAGGACCGAGCACAGGGCAATGGTCGCGAGGATGGCCGGGCTGGTGTTGTGGACTTCCAGGTTGATACCGACGATGGTCAGTTTCAGACCCAGCACCGGGTAGGCCACGGCCCACACCAGCAAGGCGCTGAACAGCGCCGATTTAAGATTCCTAGTCATACTTTCTCAACCTCCGGACGGCCCAGAATGCCGGTCGGACGGAACAACAGCACCAGAACCAACAAGCCGAATGCCACGACGTCCTTGTATTGGTCGCCAAAGATATCGGCACCGAATGCCTCAGCCACACCCAGCACCAGACCGCCCAGCATGGCGCCCGGAATACTGCCGATGCCGCCCAATACTGCGGCGGTGAAGGCTTTGAGCCCGACCAGGAAGCCGGCGTTCGGGTTGATCACGCCGTATTGCATGCTCAGCAGTACGGCCGCGATGGCCGCCAGCGCAGCACCGATGACGAAGGTCAGGGCGATGATGTTGTTGGTGTTGATACCCAGCAGGTTGGCCATCTTGATGTCTTCGGCGCAGGCGCGGCAGGCGCGGCCGAGGCGAGAACGGGAGATGAACATGGTCAGGCCGAACATGGCCACCAGAGTCACCACGAACACCACGATCTGCATGTAGGAAATCAGGACTTCCGATGCACCGCCTGGCCCGAAGGAGAAGTTGCCCGGGATCAGGTTGGGGATCGATTTATCCTTGGAGTCTTGTGACAGCAGAACGGTGTTCTGCAGGAAGATCGACATGCCGATAGCGGAAATCAGCGGAATCAGGCGGTTGCTGCCCCGTAGCGGGCGGTAGGCAATCCGTTCAATGCTGTATCCGTAGGCACTGGTAACGACGATGCTCGCGATGAAAGCTGCGGTCATCAACAGCGGGACACTGTCGAGTCCCATCATGGCCAGTCCGGCGATGGCGATGAACGCCACATAGGAACCGATCATGTAGACCTCGCCGTGGGCGAAGTTAATCATTCCAATGATGCCGTAAACCATCGTATAGCCGATGGCGATCAGGGCATACGTGCTGCCAACGGTCAGGCCGTTAACCAGCTGTTGGAAAAAGTGATAGATCTCAGGCATTACAGCGCTCCTAAAAACCTGATACGCATTTCACTGGTGGAGTCATTATCCCGCCCGAACCCCGTGGATCTGCATCCACCTCGAATTCGAACATTGCCAGCGAACCGCTGATGACGGTTTTGAGATTTTCAGGTGGGGAGGCTAGCGGATCACGCCAGCGCGGCCCAATACGTTCGTAAAATAAAGCCCACGGCACGCCGTGGGCTTTATTGGCAGTCAGTCAGGCAAGGCCTTACTGAGGCGAAGCTTCGGTTTTAGGTTTACCGAAGTGCCACTCGTAAACCACGAACTTGAAGTCTTTCAGGTCGCCCTTGGCATCGAAGCTGAGGTCGCCAGTCGGGGTTTTGAAAGTGCCGGCGTGGATGGCTTCAGCCACTTTGGCCGGGTCTTCGCTCTTGGCAGCAGTGATACCGCCGGCGATGACTTCAACGGCCGAGTAGGCCGGGAACACGAACGGACCGCTTGGGTCTTCTTTCTTGGCCTTGAACGCGTCCACCAGGGCAACGTTGGTCGGATCCTGGTCGAAGGATTTCGGCAGGGTTACCAGCAGGCCTTCGGAAGCGTCCTTGGCGATTTGCGAGATCGAGTCGTTACCCACGCCTTCCGGACCCATGAACTTGGCTTTCAGGCCTTTTTCCTGAGATTGACGCAGGATCAAGCCCAGTTCCGGGTGGTAGCCGCCGTAGTAAACGAAATCGACGTTGGCTTGCTTGAGCTTGGCGATCATCGAGGAGAAGTCTTTGTCGCCGGCGTTGATACCTTCGAACACGGCAACCTTGACGCCTTTGCCTTCCAGGGTTTTCTTCACCGCGGTAGCGATACCTTCACCGTATTGCTGCTTATCGTGCAGGACAGCAACGACTTTCGGCTTCACGTGATCGGCGATGTAGTTACCAGCGGCAGGGCCTTGGGCGCTGTCCAGACCGATGGTACGGAAGATCATTTTGTAACCACGGGCGGTGATGTCCGGGCTGGTGGCTGCCGGGGTGATCATGATCACGCCTTCGTCTTCGTAGATGTCCGAAGCCGGTTGGGTGGAGCTGGAGCACAGGTGGCCAACGACGAACTTCACGCCGTCGTTGACGACTTTGTTGGCAACAGCCACGGCTTGTTTAGGATCACAGGCGTCATCGTATTCAACGGCTTCAAGTTTCTTACCGTCGACGCCGCCTTTGGCGTTGATTTGTTCGATGGCCATTTTCGCGCCACTGAACTGCATGTCGCCGTACTGGGCTACAGGTCCGGTTTTAGGGCCGGCAATGCCGATCTTGATGGTGTCAGCTGCGAACGAATGGCTGGCAACCCCGGCCAGAACCATAGCGGCAAACAGTTTGGAAATCTGCTTAGTAGCCTTATTCATAGTGCTCCACTCTTACTGTTGTAATTTTTATAGTCCTGGCGGCCTGAGGCGCAGAACCGATCGATGACGTAAGTCTCTGACGGAAATGCCCCTGGCAACTGTACCGGTACAGTGTAGAGCGCCGGTTGTTCGCTTGAAAAGCTGGCTGCTGGGGACAAAACCTGATGGTGTCGCTTTATTGAAAGAAAAGTATAGAAACGCGGCATGGCTTTTGAGGGCTTATAGCTGGTTCAGCGGCTTTATGGGGCTTTCCCGCACTTTTCGTTCGATGACGCAATTACATCCGGGTTTTTCTGCTGGACCACCGACGTTATGATTGCGCCGATTTCTTTTCCGGACAGGACCCATGACTGAAGAACCTAGCACCCTCTATGCCAAGCTGCTTGGCGAAACCGCATCCATTACCTGGAAAGAACTCGAACCGTTCTTTGCCAAGGGTGCCCTATTGTGGGTCGATCCGGCTCTGGATTTGATTGCTGCCGCTGAGGCAGTTGCGCAGGACGAAGGCGAGAAAGTGGCTGCCTGGTTGGCTGCCGACAAACTCGCGAAGCTGTCTGAAACGCGGGCGTTGGATCTTTTCGAGCGCGATCCGCAGCTCTGGGCGGTGGTGGTTTCACCCTGGATTCTGATCCAGGAAAGGGCGCAGGCTTGATTGAATGCACCAAACTTGTGCGTCGCAGTCGCGCTGAAAAGTGTGTAGCCCCGTAGCGTGATGGCACGGTGCCGTAGAGAAAGGCCACAGCCAGGTCTGCTTGACGGTGACGTTCGCGTAATGGGAACAGTTGATGGAGCAGCCGAAGGGTTACTCGATTGTTTCCGATTGTAATTGGCTGACCTTTCCCAAGCCTCGGCAAATCGGCGACTATTTGTGCGATCCCGAATTTGACAGAGGCATTCATATGGCTGTGTTACCTGCACTTGCGTTCGCCGGCATCGGCCTGATGGGCTTGCCGATGTGCCGTCGCCTGTTGGCGGCGGGTTATTCATTGACGGTGTGGAATCGCAACCCGGAAAAATGTGCGCCCCTGGTCAAGGCCGGAGCTCGCCAGGTCGCGACACCGGCCGAGCTGTGTGACCACGCCGACCTGGTGCTGCTCTGCCTGGCCAACACCGAGGTCGTGCGCGAGGTGGTATTTGGTCCGGCCGGTGTGGCCAGTGGCGCAAGGAGCGGTCAGTTGCTGGTGGACTTCTCCAGCCTGGAACCAACGGCCACTCGCGAAATGGCCACGCAACTGGCCAGCCAATGCGCGATGGATTGGCTTGATGCACCGGTGTCCGGTGGCGTGGCCGGTGCTGAAGCGGGCAGCCTGGCGATCATGGTGGGCGGTCAGGCCGCCGATCTGCAGCGCGTGCGCCCGATCCTGCTGAACCTGGGTCAACGGGTCACGCATATGGGCGCGGTGGGGGCTGGGCAGGTGACCAAGGCCTGCAATCAAATGATTGTGGCGTGCAATGCCCTGGTTATCGCCGAGGTGGTAGCACTGGCAGAGCGCTCGGGTGTCGACGCCAGCTTGCTGGCAGAGGCCCTGAGCGGTGGTTTTGCTGATTCAAAACCCCTGCAGATTCTGGCGCCACAAATGGCCGAGAGTCGCTTCGAACCGGTGAAATGGCATGTGCGTACGCTGCTCAAGGACCTTGATGGCGCGGTGAAATTTTCCCGGGAGCAGGGGGCGGCGACGCCGCTCAGTGGGTTGGCTGCGCAACTGATGCGCTTGCACGGTGGTCAGGGCTTTCTGGAAAAGGATCCCGCTACATTGATTCAGCTGTACCGCGAACCAGACGCAAAGGGCTGATGCGTTGATTGACCTGATCGAGGATCGGCCGCAATTCCGCCAGGGGCACCGGGCAACTCAGTAAATAGCCCTGAATGTAGTCACAGCCCAGGCGTTCGAGGAAACGGTATTGTTCGAGCGTCTCGACGCCTTCGGTGACCACCTGTAGGTGCAGGGTGTGGGCCATGACGATGATCGCCTGCACGATCTCCATGTCCTGCGGTGAGTTGGGGATATCCTGGATAAACGACCGATCGATCTTCAGCGTATTCAACGGCAGTCGCTTGAGGTACGCGAGCGAGGAATAGCCGGTGCCGAAATCATCGATGGACAGCGATACCCCGAGCTCGCGGATCTGGTGCAATAACTCCAGCGTTTCGGCGATGTTGCCCATCAGCGCATTCTCGGTGACTTCCAGCTCCAGTCGCTGTGCGGCAACGCCAGCAGACTGCAGCGCGGCCTTGATTTGCCTGGCCAGCTCCGGTCGGCTGAGGTTGAGCGGCGAGCAGTTGACGGCGATCTTCAGCGAGTCACAGCCTGGCCCGGATAAGTGCTTGAGGTCCTCGCAGGCCTTGCGTAACACCCAGTGGTCGAGTTCGGCGATCAGGCCATTGGCTTCGGCGATAGCGAGGAAGCGTTCAGGCGTCAGTAGGCCGTGAGTCGGGTGCTGCCAGCGAATCAATGCTTCAAGCTTGGTGACCTGACCAGTCGCCAGGTCGTAAATGGGCTGGTAGTACAGCAGCAGACCCTGGTCCTGACGCAGGGCATTGCGCAGTTCCTCCTCTAACTGCAGGGCGGTCGTTGCCTTGGTCTTCAGGGCTTCATTGAAAAAGCAAAAATCGTTGCGGCCGTTGGCCTTGGCTTGATAGAGGGCCAGGTCGGCATCTTTCAGCAGTTCTTCGCACGTGAGGCCATCGTCCGGGTACAGGCTGATCCCGATGCTGGTGGTCATGACCATGCTGCGGCCGGCCAGTGCGACGGGCTCTTTCATTCTGGCCAGGATGCGCAGCGCCACATGTCGGGCTTCGTCCTGCTCCTGCAAGTTGAGCAGCACGCAGAATTCATCACCGCCAAACCGCGCGACCAGATCGGCATGACTGCGTATCGAGCTTTTGAGATGTCCGGCGAGGATCTTCAACAAGTCGTCGCCAGCATCGTGGCCGAGGCTGTCGTTGATCCGTTTGAAATGATCGATGTCCAGGAACATGATCGCCAGCTTGCCGCCGTGGGCGCTTCTTTCGACGATTTTCTCCGCGAACAACTGATTGAAACCGCGCCGGTTCAGCAGGTTGGTCAGGCTGTCGTAATGCGCGGCTTGTTGCAGTGACATCCGTGCCTGGTCGAGTTGGCCGAGCAGGGCCTGGACCCGTTGCAGGTCATGTTCCTTGAGCTGCAATTTCTTGTCGGCCAAGGCGGCGCTGATGGTGCTGCCGATCACCAGCAAGGCAATCACGGCAATGGTCATGCCCAATTGCAGTTGGTTGTCGTCCGAGGCCGGTTGGACGGGCATGCTCTCGGGTAATACCAGCGTCATTGCCCACATGCCCGTGAAGTGCATGCTGACAATGGCGGCGCCCAGTATCAGGCTGGTGAGGTATTTGAGCGTCTGATGGAAGACACCGCTGCCATCGCGCAGCAGGTGCCAGAGCAGCAAGGCGATGCCGCTGGCAACAATGGCGATCACAATCGACAGGGCTAACAGCCAAGGCTCGAAGTATTGGCTGGCGTCGGAATGCATGGCAGCCATGCCCACGTAATGCATGGTGGCGATGCCCAGGCCGACACCGATCGAGGCTAGCCCATAGCGCCATGGGCCGAGCCGTGCAGCACTCAGGGTATTCATGGCCAGAACGCCGGCAATCAGGGCGATCAGCAGCGAAAGCAGGGTGATGGGGAGGTCATAGTGGAGGTTGATCGGGGCGAGGAAGGCCAGCATGCCGATGAAGTGCATGGCCCAGATTCCACCGGCCAGGCACCCGGCCCCCGCCCAACGCCAGTGCCGCCTTGAGGCTGGATGTTCGGCGTGACTGACCCGCTCGGCCATGTCGAGCGTTGCGAAGCTGGCTGCGCAGGCAACCAGATAGGCCAGCAGTACCAGCGTTGTGCTGTAGCTGCAGTCGAGTACGACATAACCGCTGCTCTGCGGCAGCTCGCTGGTAAAGCGCAGCCAATCCATAGCATCCCTCGTCTTTACGCCGCCTGGGTGCCGGCCAATGGCTTGAGTATAGAGACCGTGCCCAGCCTGCACTGGATAGTGGCGCATTGCCTCTTAATATTTTTGAATTGATTTTATTGCGATTGGAAATAAGGCAGGCGACTTGCTCGAGGACTTGCCATAGGCCCCTATCACCCTGGCGAATAATGACAGACAGCCGTCTCGGGCCTGACTAGATTGCGGATTCCGGGCTCGGATGCGCGTGGTGGCGGAGCCCTCATAACAATAAATAGACGAGACGGACCCCATGCAGAACTCGACCCAAGCGGCGAATGCCTGGCGCATTCTGTTCCTGCTGTTCCTGGCCAATCTGTTCAACTTCTTCGATCGCACGATACCGGCCATCATTATTGAACCGATCCGTATGGAGTGGCACCTCAGCGACTTCCAGTTGGGGATCATTGGCACGGCGTTCACCCTGGTGTATGCGATCGCCGGCCTGCCGCTGGGGCGGATGGCCGACACGGGTTCGCGCAGCAAACTGATGGGCTGGGGGCTGGCGGTATGGAGTGGTCTGACGGCGGTTAACGGGCTGGTGGGCAGTTTCTGGAGTTTCCTGATCGTGCGCATGGGCGTGGGCATTGGTGAAGCGAGCTACGCACCGGCCGCCAACTCGCTGATTGGCGATCTATTTCCCGCCCATCGCCGGGCGCGGGCCATGGGCATCTTCATGCTTGGACTGCCCTTGGGGTTACTGCTCGCATTCTTCACCATTGGCGCGATGGTCAAGGCCTTTGACAGCTGGCGGGCACCGTTTTTCATTGCGGCGGTACCGGGGCTGATCCTTGCGGTGTTCATGTTTTTCATCAAGGAACCCAAGCGTGGCGCGGCGGAAACCGTAGCGGTCTCCCAAGAGCGTGTGGACCGGCCGATCCGGCGGGTACTGGCGATCCCGACTTTCCTGTGGCTGGTGATGGCGGGGCTGTGCTTCAACTTCGCCACTTATGCCTGCAACTCCTTCCTCGTGCCAATGTTGCAGCGCTATTTCGGCTTACCGCTGCAGGAGGCGGCGGTGGCCACTGGGGTCATCGTCGGGGTGACAGGCTTGTTCGGTCTGACGCTGGGCGGTTGGGTGGCCGACAAGATCCACCAACGAATTGCCAATGGCCGGCTGTTGTTTGCCGCCTTCAGTCTGATCGTTTCGACCCTGTGCACCGCTTGGGCGCTGCATGCCGGGCGGATCGAAATTGGAGTGTTCGTAGGGGTGTTCAGTCTGGGCTGGTTGTTTGCCTATAACTTCTACACCTGCGTCTACACCGCCATCCAGGATGTGGTTGAGCCGCGTTTGCGGGCCACGGCGATGGCGTTGTTCTTTGCCGGTCTGTATTTGTTGGGCGGGGGATTGGGGCCGGTGGTCGTGGGCGGGCTATCGGATCACTTTGCCAAGAGTGCAATGCTGGCGGCGGGGGCTGAGCAAATGACCGAGGCGTTCAAGGCGGTCGGCTTGCACGATGCGATGTACCTGATTCCGGTGGCGTTGCTGCTGACCACGGTGTTCCTGTTCCTGGCTGCGCGCTGTTTTGTGCGTGATGCCAAGCGGATGAAGGAGGGGTTGGTGCCGGTGGCGGAGCCAGGTGTAGCTGTGGCGACCGCATGAGCCCTGGCGGCCGGACGCTGCTGCGTGATGATGCTCATTTTTTTGGCTGGATCTTGTGGGGGCGGGCTTGCCCGCGATGAAAGCACTGCGTTATTTCAGGTAACGCGCGTTATCGTTCATCGCGGGCAAGCCCGCTCCCACAGACTGTTAGCCGACTCTCACAGACCGTTAGCCGGCGACCAGCACCCGAATCGCTTCCAGACGCAGTGCCGCTTTTTCGAGCATGGCGAGGCCTTGCTCGCGCTGGCGACGCAGGGCTACCAGTTCGCTGTCGCGTACGGTCGGGTTGACGGCCTGCAGGGCTGTCAGGCGCGCCAATTCTTCGTCAGTATCGGCGGCCAGGCGGCGTTGCGCCTCGGCGACACGTTCGGCGTGACGCGGGGTGATCTTCGCTTCGCCTGCGTTGATTCGCGGGGTCAGTTGATCGCGCTGGGCCTGGATGAACTTGTTGGCGCTGGCGCGTGGCACGCTTTCGAGTTGATCGTTCAGGGTCTCGAAGGAAACCCGGCCCGATAGGTCGTTACCGTTGGTGTCCAGCAGGCAGCGCAAGGCCGCCGGTGGGAGGTAGCGACCCAGTTGCAGCGAGCGCGGTGCAACCACTTCACTGACGTAGAGCAGCTCCAGCAATACGGTCCCAGGCTTGAGCGCCTTGTTCTTGATCAGCGCGACGGCGGTGTTGCCCATCGAGCCTGAAAGCACCAGGTCCATACCGCCCTGGACCATCGGATGCTCCCAGGTGATGAACTGCATGTCTTCGCGAGACAGTGCCTGGTTGCGGTCATAAGTGATGGTCACGCCTTCGTCATCGCCCAGGGGGAAGCTGGCGTCGAGCATTTTTTCACTCGGCTTGAGGATCAGGGCGTTTTCCGAGTGGTCTTCGCTGTCGATGCCAAAGGCGTCGAACAGGGTTTCCATGTAGATCGGCAGGGCGAATTGATCGTCCTGTTCGAGGATCGCTTCCACCAGCGCATCACCTTCGCCGGCACCGCCGGAGTTGAGCTCCAGCAGGCGATCGCGGCCGCTGTGCAGCTCGGCTTCCAGCGCTTCGCGGGTGCCACGGGCTTCGTCGATCAGCGCTTGCCACTCGCCGTCGTCGGCTTCTTCGAGCAGCGGCAGCAGGCGCGGGCCGAACTGGTGCTGCAGGGCGTTGCCGGTCGGGCAGGTGTTGAGGAAAGCATTCAGCGCTTCGTGGTACCACTGGAACAGACGCTCTTGCGGGCTGGTTTCCAGGTACGGCACGTGCAGCTCGATGGTGTGCTTCTGGCCGATCCGGTCGAGACGGCCGATTCGCTGTTCCAGCAGGTCCGGGTGCGACGGCAGGTCGAACAGCACCAGGTGATGAGCGAACTGGAAGTTGCGACCTTCACTGCCGATTTCCGAGCAGATCAGCACCTGGGCGCCGAATTCCTCGTCGGCAAAGTAGGCTGCCGCACGGTCACGCTCAAGGATGTTCATGCCTTCATGGAACACCGTGGCCGGGATCCCGGAACGTACGCGCAGGGCGTCTTCCAGGTCCATCGCAGTCTCGGCGTGGGCACAGATCACCAGGACCTTGGTGCGTTTGAGCATCTTCAGCTGATCGATCAGCCACTCGACGCGTGGGTCGAATTTCCACCAGCGTTCTTCTTCACTGGCGTCCGGCTGGGCCTGGAAGCTAACTTCCGGATACAGCTCGGCGTGTTCGCCCAGCGGCAGCTCGAGGTATTCGTCCGGGCACGGCAGCGGATACGGGTGCAGTTTGCGCTCCGGGAAACCCTGGACCGCGGCGCGGGTGTTACGGAACAGCACGCGACCGGTGCCGTGACGATCGAGCAGCTCGCGCACCAGACGGGCGCTGGCTTCGACGTCGCCATCGTTGACCGCAGCCAGCAAAGCTTCGCCTTCGTTGCCGAGGAAACCGTGGATGGTCTTGTGCGCCGCTGGCGACAGACGACCCTGGTCCATCAGCTCCTGGACGGCTTCGGCGACCGGGCGATAGTTTTCGCTTTCGGCACGGAAGGCCTGCAGGTCATGGAAGCGATTCGGGTCCAATAGGCGCAGACGCGCGAAGTGGCTGTCCTGGCCCAGTTGTTCCGGGGTGGCGGTCAGCAGCAGCACGCCGGGAATGGTCTCTGCCAGTTGCTCGACGA
This region of Pseudomonas fluorescens genomic DNA includes:
- the livG gene encoding high-affinity branched-chain amino acid ABC transporter ATP-binding protein LivG, whose amino-acid sequence is MSREILKVENLSMRFGGLLAVNGVALTVKEKQVVALIGPNGAGKTTVFNCLTGFYKPSGGSILLDGEPIQGLPGHKIALKGVVRTFQNVRLFKDMTAVENLLIAQHRHLNTNFLSGLFKTPAFRKSEREAMEFAEYWLEKVNLKEFANRTAGTLAYGQQRRLEIARCMMTRPRILMLDEPAAGLNPKETEDLKALISVLREEHNVTVLLIEHDMKLVMSISDHIVVINQGTPLADGTPEQIRDNPEVIKAYLGEA
- a CDS encoding high-affinity branched-chain amino acid ABC transporter permease LivM, with translation MTRNLKSALFSALLVWAVAYPVLGLKLTIVGINLEVHNTSPAILATIALCSVLMFLRVLFSHQIDAAWKSSPRMPLIPAKASNFLTLPGTQRWIILALIVGALVWPFFGSRGAVDIATLILIYVMLGLGLNIVVGLAGLLDLGYVGFYAVGAYSYAMLSHYYGLSFWICLPIAGLMAATFGFLLGFPVLRLRGDYLAIVTLGFGEIIRLFLRNLTDLTGGPNGISNIEKPTFFGLTFERKAAEGMQTFHEYFGLQYNSINKVIFLYLVALLLALGALFVINRLLRMPIGRAWEALREDEIACRALGLNPTVIKLSAFTLGASFAGFAGSFFAARQGLVTPESFTFIESAIILAIVVLGGMGSQLGVILAAVVMILLPEMMREFSEYRMLMFGALMVLMMIWRPQGLLPMQRPHMELRK
- a CDS encoding DUF2288 domain-containing protein; its protein translation is MTEEPSTLYAKLLGETASITWKELEPFFAKGALLWVDPALDLIAAAEAVAQDEGEKVAAWLAADKLAKLSETRALDLFERDPQLWAVVVSPWILIQERAQA
- a CDS encoding LysR family transcriptional regulator, yielding MSEMDDLAAFAVLIEAGSFTLAAQQLGCSKGQLSKRISLLEARFDVLLLQRTTRRLSLTAAGAALLPQAQALLIQVERARQALARLKDDMAGPVRLTVPVSLGETFFDGLLLEFSRQYPQVLIELELNNSYRDLARDGFDLAIRSEVANDQRLVARPLLAWHEMTCASPEYLRQFGEPTTPQQLTGHRCLLNSHYSGREEWLYHQQHELSRVRVSGPFASNHYNLLKKAALAHAGIARLPSYLLQAELADGRLRWLLRDYQTRSMPMYLVHPYQGGLPKRTQVLADYLIDWFKRSGEALDRL
- a CDS encoding branched-chain amino acid ABC transporter substrate-binding protein; this translates as MNKATKQISKLFAAMVLAGVASHSFAADTIKIGIAGPKTGPVAQYGDMQFSGAKMAIEQINAKGGVDGKKLEAVEYDDACDPKQAVAVANKVVNDGVKFVVGHLCSSSTQPASDIYEDEGVIMITPAATSPDITARGYKMIFRTIGLDSAQGPAAGNYIADHVKPKVVAVLHDKQQYGEGIATAVKKTLEGKGVKVAVFEGINAGDKDFSSMIAKLKQANVDFVYYGGYHPELGLILRQSQEKGLKAKFMGPEGVGNDSISQIAKDASEGLLVTLPKSFDQDPTNVALVDAFKAKKEDPSGPFVFPAYSAVEVIAGGITAAKSEDPAKVAEAIHAGTFKTPTGDLSFDAKGDLKDFKFVVYEWHFGKPKTEASPQ
- the livH gene encoding high-affinity branched-chain amino acid ABC transporter permease LivH; translation: MPEIYHFFQQLVNGLTVGSTYALIAIGYTMVYGIIGMINFAHGEVYMIGSYVAFIAIAGLAMMGLDSVPLLMTAAFIASIVVTSAYGYSIERIAYRPLRGSNRLIPLISAIGMSIFLQNTVLLSQDSKDKSIPNLIPGNFSFGPGGASEVLISYMQIVVFVVTLVAMFGLTMFISRSRLGRACRACAEDIKMANLLGINTNNIIALTFVIGAALAAIAAVLLSMQYGVINPNAGFLVGLKAFTAAVLGGIGSIPGAMLGGLVLGVAEAFGADIFGDQYKDVVAFGLLVLVLLFRPTGILGRPEVEKV
- a CDS encoding ABC transporter ATP-binding protein, translating into MLQFENVSTFYGKIQALHSVNVEIRQGEIVTLIGANGAGKSTLLMTLCGSPQAHSGSIRYMGEELVGQTSAQIMRKSIAVVPEGRRVFSRLTVEENLAMGGFFTDKGDYQEQMDKVLGLFPRLKERFAQRGGTMSGGEQQMLAIGRALMSKPKLLLLDEPSLGLAPIIIQQIFDIIEQLRKDGVTVFLVEQNANQALKIADRAYVLENGRVVMQGTGEALLTDPKVREAYLGG